One region of Kazachstania africana CBS 2517 chromosome 3, complete genome genomic DNA includes:
- the SUT1 gene encoding Sut1p (similar to Saccharomyces cerevisiae SUT1 (YGL162W) and SUT2 (YPR009W); ancestral locus Anc_8.109): protein MSITVSNKDQELPPLLLPNLNFIKHKLSHFNINTGSGVTDPFLSSPSSSSSTTNDDHTNNNYPKRPLEANVNESGLDHLAFLATKRPKLLAKGTGDPMANNSNNDLDSNSPINIATITPPPTMPVSASISPSMHSNVPHMINTPPPRPNTALSQNQSQQHTLPQHLQPIPISSSSQNMYMKLDRKMKNQTIPLISLNFNSPVQNLMSINQNRRTASPLSTSSSPSPSLSASFSSNSNTTTKRQRVGPSCDKCRLKKIKCDAKIVILAQDEFIITLFSNKLHYVLTNDDILQNKSTLLKLNISKDTLETIINSNNDNIENTSPNNANNGQLFLVKHIDKLILFKQCLSCCKRKNASNNGINKKNACICLFSKGFTRADINVFSKISARVKNKTIYDIEISDYKESGF from the coding sequence ATGAGTATTACAGTTTCCAATAAAGATCAGGAACTGCCTCCTCTTTTGTTACCAAATTTGAACTTTATAAAACACAAGTTATCACATTTCAACATTAATACGGGATCAGGCGTAACTGATCCATTTTTATCTTCtccatcttcttcatcctctACTACAAATGATGACCATaccaataataattatCCTAAAAGACCGTTAGAGGCGAACGTTAATGAAAGTGGTCTAGACCATCTGGCCTTTTTAGCAACTAAGAGACCGAAATTATTAGCTAAAGGAACTGGTGATCCGATGGCAAATAACAGCAACAACGATTTGGACAGCAATAGTCCCATCAATATTGCTACAATAACGCCTCCTCCCACAATGCCAGTTAGTGCATCTATATCTCCTTCAATGCACTCTAACGTCCCTCATATGATTAATACGCCTCCTCCAAGACCCAACACGGCATTGTCTCAGAATCAATCACAACAGCACACTTTACCTCAGCATTTACAACCTATACCAATCAGTTCTTCAAGTCAAAATATGTACATGAAATTAGATagaaagatgaaaaacCAAACTATTCCActgatttcattaaattttaaCTCTCctgttcaaaatttaatgagtATTAATCAAAACAGAAGAACTGCATCCCCTTTGTCTACTTCTTCATCCCCATCTCCTTCACTATCAGCTTCTTTCAGTTCAAACTCAAATACAACGACAAAAAGGCAAAGAGTAGGACCAAGTTGTGATAAATGTcgattgaaaaaaattaaatgtgACGCTAAAATTGTAATCTTAGCACAGgatgaatttattattacattattttcaaataagtTGCACTACGTTCTAactaatgatgatattttacagaataaatcaactttattgaaattaaatatttctaaaGATACTTTAGAGACTATTATTAACAGTAATAATGACAACATTGAAAATACAAGTCCAAATAATGCTAACAATGGCCAACTGTTCTTAGTCAAACATATTGACAAGCTGATTTTATTCAAACAATGTCTTTCATGTTGTAAAAGGAAAAATGCTTCAAATAACGGCatcaacaagaaaaatgcttgcatttgtttattttctaAAGGTTTTACCAGGGCTGATATTAATGTtttctcaaaaatttcagcaAGAGTTAAGAATAAGACTATTTACgacattgaaatttcagattacaaagaatcaggtttttga